A stretch of Mesorhizobium sp. M2A.F.Ca.ET.046.03.2.1 DNA encodes these proteins:
- a CDS encoding FUSC family protein, which produces MTWTRLRELVETSLSGLTRPTRSDWIFALRTVSAGLIALLAAYALKLDHPQWAMMTVFIVAQPVAGMVLAKGFYRLLGTLAGGLAAIGITSLCGTNPWLLITFLALWVGICTFVSSLLRNPEAYGAALAGYTVMIISLPALGQPIVVVDLAIARCAEIVLGIVCAGVTSRLILPKLAADAIISRLKRSILDLAEYAGGAFSDGDPASLAALQRKLITDAQTLAEMRTYARLEAPSFAPRAHPVRRTIGQLLWALSAARTLHSHRAPKNAALIPMRRDLKAFVGELGATPGALDDTGPWVARLDAIASKAREVPALPDDAGANTAAEDKVGTITRLTIAGDFAEALKQVLAGLDALRSPVSRKSNERSQPALVVHRDYQAAWRNAVRAALATLLVAVFWLTTKWSEAAGTVILVAVVSSLFATRPDPVQSAWGFFTGTLIALPFAFLVGQVALPALPGFGWFTLFVVPILVPAALGMANPRHVGVATAFAINFLAFLSPHQQMTYDAGPFFAGSASILVGILIAIGVFIVVLPADPWVTVERISQAMREDLARLCLHERIPRRSAFESLAYDRINQLMPQVQRTGRRGDPILGGSIAAVTVGLEVLRLRHAQLNSAVPRETVESIGNFLRGLARELLFRRPGEPQTATIAVARQYAASIGERSDRLEMLRIAASLRIIAAAMEDYPDFFAKGRA; this is translated from the coding sequence GTGACCTGGACGCGTCTGAGAGAGCTTGTCGAGACATCGTTAAGCGGTCTGACGCGGCCGACCCGTTCGGACTGGATCTTTGCCTTGCGCACGGTTTCGGCCGGGCTGATCGCGCTGCTTGCCGCCTACGCGTTGAAGCTCGACCATCCGCAATGGGCGATGATGACTGTGTTCATCGTCGCCCAGCCGGTGGCTGGAATGGTGCTGGCGAAGGGCTTCTACCGGCTGCTCGGCACGCTGGCCGGCGGCCTGGCCGCTATCGGCATAACATCCCTGTGCGGTACCAATCCCTGGCTGCTGATCACTTTTCTGGCGCTCTGGGTCGGCATCTGCACGTTCGTATCATCGCTGTTGCGCAACCCGGAAGCCTATGGCGCGGCGCTTGCCGGCTACACGGTGATGATCATCAGCCTGCCGGCGCTCGGTCAACCGATTGTCGTTGTCGATCTCGCTATCGCACGCTGCGCCGAGATCGTGCTTGGCATCGTCTGCGCCGGCGTCACCAGCCGGCTGATCCTGCCCAAGCTCGCGGCCGACGCCATCATTTCCAGGCTGAAGCGCAGCATCCTCGACCTCGCCGAATATGCCGGCGGCGCCTTTTCCGACGGCGATCCGGCAAGCCTTGCCGCGCTCCAGCGCAAGTTGATCACCGACGCCCAGACGCTCGCAGAAATGCGCACCTACGCGCGGCTGGAAGCGCCGAGCTTCGCCCCCCGCGCCCACCCGGTGCGGCGCACCATCGGCCAGCTTCTGTGGGCCCTGTCGGCGGCGCGCACGCTGCACAGCCACCGCGCGCCGAAGAATGCGGCGCTCATCCCGATGCGACGCGACTTGAAAGCCTTTGTCGGCGAGCTGGGGGCGACACCCGGCGCCCTCGACGACACGGGCCCGTGGGTGGCGCGGCTCGATGCGATCGCGAGCAAGGCCAGAGAGGTGCCGGCCCTGCCCGACGATGCCGGTGCAAACACTGCCGCCGAGGACAAGGTGGGCACCATCACTCGCCTCACCATTGCCGGTGATTTTGCCGAAGCGCTGAAACAGGTGTTGGCCGGCCTCGATGCGCTTCGCTCGCCCGTCTCCCGGAAATCGAATGAGCGAAGCCAGCCGGCGCTGGTCGTCCACCGCGACTATCAGGCCGCGTGGCGCAACGCCGTGCGCGCCGCGCTCGCGACGCTGCTCGTTGCCGTCTTCTGGCTGACGACCAAATGGTCGGAAGCGGCCGGCACCGTCATCCTCGTCGCGGTGGTCTCTAGCCTGTTCGCGACGCGTCCCGATCCCGTGCAGTCGGCCTGGGGCTTCTTCACCGGCACCCTGATTGCGCTGCCCTTTGCCTTTCTGGTCGGGCAGGTCGCGCTGCCGGCGCTGCCCGGCTTCGGCTGGTTCACGCTCTTCGTCGTGCCGATCCTGGTGCCTGCGGCGCTCGGCATGGCCAATCCACGCCATGTCGGCGTCGCCACCGCTTTCGCCATCAACTTCCTCGCCTTCCTCAGCCCGCATCAGCAGATGACCTATGATGCCGGGCCGTTCTTTGCGGGCTCGGCCTCGATCCTGGTCGGCATCCTGATCGCCATCGGCGTCTTCATCGTCGTGCTGCCTGCCGACCCTTGGGTCACCGTGGAGCGTATCTCGCAAGCGATGCGCGAGGATCTGGCGCGGCTTTGCCTGCATGAGCGGATACCTCGGCGTTCGGCTTTCGAAAGCCTCGCCTATGACAGGATCAACCAGTTGATGCCGCAGGTGCAGCGAACGGGCCGCAGGGGCGACCCCATTCTCGGCGGCAGCATCGCCGCCGTCACCGTCGGGCTGGAGGTGCTGCGGCTACGCCATGCGCAACTGAATTCCGCCGTGCCGCGCGAGACAGTCGAATCCATCGGCAATTTTCTGCGCGGCCTGGCGCGCGAATTGTTGTTCCGTCGGCCGGGCGAGCCGCAGACCGCGACCATCGCGGTGGCAAGGCAATATGCGGCCAGCATTGGCGAACGCAGCGATCGGCTCGAAATGCTGCGGATCGCCGCCTCGCTGCGCATCATTGCCGCGGCGATGGAAGACTATCCGGATTTCTTTGCAAAGGGTCGTGCCTGA
- a CDS encoding response regulator/pilus assembly protein: MASATKTKKILLVSTDRAFVQDTRTAFATSEVIELLTVEKSINELRGEALETDFGTVIVDMDAAKLEEIESLQRVMRRLEGSVPVVVVTQEFNAAAVRILVQLKVADFLVKPITTADLVRSVIRALQGPGREENTESHIYTFMPAAGGVGTTTLALQTAFQLHHSVTRGASTCVVDLNFQQGACAEYLDLEPRFDITEIENQPERLDRQLLDVMLSKHASGLCVLAAPTRPSDMRSFKTDVVVRMLDLVAAYFDNVVIDMPRTWFPWTETVLLGSNKLYIVAEMTVPCLRHTQRLIQAVYETAGKEVKPNVIVNRFEQKMFDSGIKQADVQEILGEHFVGGISNNYRLVREAVDRGVPLHAIDPNANVVNDLKKIILPEEAVQTTVKSKSLFGLGKGLLKRKAG; this comes from the coding sequence ATGGCATCTGCTACCAAGACCAAGAAGATCCTGCTCGTTTCCACCGACAGGGCGTTCGTGCAGGACACTCGGACGGCTTTTGCGACCTCCGAGGTCATCGAGCTCCTGACGGTGGAAAAGAGCATCAACGAGCTGCGCGGCGAAGCCCTCGAAACCGATTTCGGCACCGTCATCGTCGACATGGACGCGGCCAAGCTCGAGGAGATCGAGTCGCTGCAGCGCGTCATGCGCCGGCTGGAAGGCAGCGTTCCCGTGGTCGTCGTCACCCAGGAATTCAACGCGGCGGCGGTGCGCATCCTCGTGCAGCTCAAGGTCGCCGACTTCCTGGTCAAGCCGATCACCACGGCAGACCTGGTGCGCTCGGTCATCCGGGCGTTGCAGGGGCCGGGGCGGGAAGAGAACACCGAATCGCACATCTATACCTTCATGCCGGCCGCCGGCGGCGTCGGCACCACCACGCTCGCGCTGCAGACGGCTTTCCAGCTGCATCATTCGGTGACGCGCGGCGCTTCGACATGCGTGGTCGATCTGAATTTCCAGCAGGGCGCCTGCGCCGAATATCTCGACCTTGAGCCGCGCTTCGACATCACGGAAATCGAGAACCAGCCGGAGCGCCTCGACCGGCAACTGCTCGATGTGATGCTGTCGAAACATGCGAGTGGCCTGTGCGTGCTCGCGGCGCCGACACGTCCCTCGGACATGCGCTCCTTCAAGACCGATGTGGTGGTTCGGATGCTCGATCTCGTGGCGGCTTACTTCGACAATGTCGTCATCGACATGCCGCGCACCTGGTTCCCCTGGACCGAGACGGTGCTCTTGGGTTCCAACAAGCTCTACATCGTCGCCGAGATGACGGTGCCTTGCCTGCGCCACACGCAGCGCCTTATCCAGGCCGTCTATGAGACCGCAGGCAAGGAAGTGAAGCCCAACGTCATCGTCAACCGCTTCGAACAGAAGATGTTCGACAGCGGCATCAAGCAGGCCGATGTCCAAGAGATACTCGGCGAGCATTTCGTCGGCGGCATCTCCAACAATTACCGGCTGGTGCGCGAGGCCGTCGACCGCGGCGTGCCGCTGCACGCCATCGACCCCAACGCCAATGTCGTCAACGACCTGAAGAAGATCATCCTGCCGGAGGAGGCCGTCCAGACCACGGTCAAGTCGAAATCGCTGTTCGGCCTCGGCAAAGGCCTGCTGAAGAGGAAGGCCGGATGA
- a CDS encoding DUF2336 domain-containing protein: protein MVVSHFLKWIDTARVSERAAAASALARAYINSDLPFEDRCAAEAALTLLLDDASAKVRLALAEALSMSHHAPPQVISALAADQPEVAALVLARSPLLTDADLVERVACGHKATQTLIANRPVVSMSLAAAIAEIGEPEACAALVGNSGAEIASLSFRRMAERHGHVPLVRETLIADRRLPADCRYMLLVKLGEILKGSPLVLAMMGAARADRVMRDACVKASVTLIEGTRMEEHAALIEHLRLRGDLTASFIIRTIAHGKVDFFGSTLVALARQSEQRVTALLAGGHDVALQALFRSAGLAPATHGTILRALKVWREVANGRRVAGVQEVSWLMLKELGGQSAEGDLAGLVKSIHLDALRENARGHALAIAAA from the coding sequence ATGGTTGTTTCGCACTTTCTAAAATGGATTGATACGGCAAGGGTTTCCGAGCGCGCCGCCGCCGCGAGCGCGCTGGCGCGAGCCTATATCAATTCCGATCTGCCGTTCGAGGATCGCTGCGCCGCCGAGGCGGCGCTCACGCTGCTTCTGGACGACGCTTCCGCCAAGGTGCGCCTGGCGCTCGCCGAGGCGCTGTCGATGAGCCATCACGCGCCGCCGCAGGTGATCAGCGCCCTGGCCGCCGACCAGCCGGAAGTGGCGGCGCTGGTGTTGGCGCGTTCGCCGCTGCTTACCGATGCCGATCTTGTCGAGCGCGTCGCCTGCGGCCACAAGGCGACGCAGACGCTGATCGCCAACCGTCCGGTGGTCTCGATGTCGCTGGCGGCCGCAATCGCCGAGATCGGCGAGCCGGAGGCCTGCGCGGCTCTGGTCGGGAACAGCGGCGCGGAGATCGCTTCGCTCAGCTTCCGCCGCATGGCTGAGCGGCATGGCCACGTGCCGTTGGTGCGCGAGACGCTGATCGCAGATCGGCGCCTGCCGGCCGACTGCCGCTATATGCTGCTGGTCAAGCTCGGCGAGATCCTGAAAGGATCGCCGCTGGTGCTGGCGATGATGGGGGCGGCGCGCGCCGATCGCGTCATGCGCGATGCCTGCGTGAAGGCCTCGGTGACGCTGATCGAGGGAACGCGCATGGAAGAGCATGCCGCGCTGATCGAGCATCTAAGGCTGCGCGGCGACCTCACCGCCAGCTTCATCATCCGTACCATCGCGCATGGCAAGGTCGACTTCTTCGGTTCGACGCTGGTAGCGCTTGCCCGACAGTCCGAGCAGCGGGTGACGGCGCTTCTGGCCGGCGGGCACGACGTGGCGCTGCAGGCGCTGTTCCGCAGCGCCGGACTTGCGCCGGCGACGCATGGCACCATCCTGCGCGCGCTGAAAGTCTGGCGCGAGGTCGCCAACGGCCGGCGTGTCGCCGGCGTGCAGGAAGTGAGCTGGCTGATGCTGAAGGAACTCGGCGGCCAATCGGCCGAGGGCGATCTTGCCGGACTGGTGAAGTCGATCCATCTCGACGCGCTGCGCGAAAACGCGCGCGGGCACGCGCTGGCGATTGCCGCGGCCTAG
- a CDS encoding VOC family protein, with the protein MALKRMDNIGIVVEDLDATVDFFRELGLELEGRATIDGEWAGRVTGLGDQHVEIAMMRTPDGHSRLELSRFLRPSIVADHRNAPVNALGYLRVMFAVDDIDDTLEGLRKHGAELVGEVVRYKDIYRLCYIRGPEGLLVGLAQELS; encoded by the coding sequence ATGGCGCTCAAACGAATGGACAACATCGGTATCGTCGTCGAGGACCTCGATGCGACGGTTGATTTCTTTCGCGAGCTCGGCCTTGAACTCGAAGGGCGTGCCACGATCGATGGGGAATGGGCCGGACGTGTCACCGGACTGGGCGACCAGCATGTCGAGATCGCCATGATGCGAACGCCGGACGGCCACAGCCGGCTGGAACTGTCCCGCTTCCTCAGGCCGTCGATCGTGGCGGATCACCGCAATGCCCCGGTGAACGCCCTGGGCTATCTTCGCGTCATGTTCGCCGTGGACGACATCGACGACACGCTGGAGGGGCTCCGCAAGCACGGTGCCGAGCTCGTTGGCGAGGTGGTCCGCTACAAGGACATTTATCGGCTCTGCTACATCCGTGGGCCTGAAGGGCTTCTTGTCGGACTTGCCCAGGAGCTCAGCTGA
- the parE gene encoding DNA topoisomerase IV subunit B encodes MDDSNDLFGKMEKQAQPVRAPSRPADPLVQAAKRSTAARDGSESYSAADIEVLEGLEPVRRRPGMYIGGTDDKAMHHLFAEVIDNSMDEAVAGHATFIDVELSADGFLTVTDNGRGIPVDPHPKFKKPALEVIMTTLHSGGKFDSKVYETSGGLHGVGVSVVNALSDHLEVEVARGRQLYRQRFSRGVPVSGLEHLGEVHNRRGTRTRFHPDEQIFGKGAAFEPARLYRMARSKAYLFGGVEIRWTCDPSLIKEKDQTPAKAEFHFPGGLKDYLKATLGDEFQVTREVFAGKSDKQGGHGSLEWAVTWFGGDGFLNSYCNTIPTPEGGTHEAGFRNVLARGLRAYADLIGNKRASIITTEDVMISAAGMLSVFIREPEFVGQTKDRLATIEAMRIVENAIRDPFDHWLADNPQEASKLLEWVIARADERVRRRQEKEVSRKSAVRKLRLPGKLADCTQNAAAGAEIFIVEGDSAGGSAKQARDRASQAVLPLRGKILNVASAGNDKLAANQQISDLIQALGCGTRSKYRDEDLRYDRVIIMTDADVDGAHIASLLITFFYQEMPNLIRGGHLYMAVPPLYSIRQGGKVGYARDDAHKDELLRTEFTGRGKVEIGRFKGLGEMMASQLKETTMDPKKRTLLRVDVIDAEQATKDAVDALMGTKPEARFRFIQERAEFAETDVLDI; translated from the coding sequence ATGGACGACAGCAACGATCTCTTCGGCAAGATGGAAAAGCAGGCACAGCCGGTGCGCGCGCCCTCGCGCCCCGCCGATCCGCTGGTGCAGGCCGCGAAGCGCTCGACCGCCGCCCGCGACGGCAGCGAAAGCTACAGCGCCGCCGATATCGAGGTGCTGGAGGGTCTCGAGCCGGTGCGGCGCCGTCCGGGCATGTATATCGGCGGCACCGACGACAAGGCGATGCACCACCTGTTCGCCGAGGTCATCGACAATTCGATGGACGAGGCGGTGGCCGGCCACGCCACCTTCATCGACGTCGAGCTTTCCGCCGACGGCTTCCTGACCGTCACCGACAATGGCCGCGGCATCCCGGTCGATCCGCATCCGAAATTCAAGAAGCCGGCGCTCGAAGTCATCATGACGACGCTGCATTCGGGCGGCAAGTTCGACTCCAAGGTCTATGAGACCTCCGGCGGCCTGCACGGCGTCGGTGTTTCGGTCGTCAACGCGCTGTCCGACCACCTCGAGGTCGAGGTCGCGCGCGGCCGTCAGCTCTACCGTCAGCGTTTTTCCCGCGGCGTCCCGGTCAGCGGCCTCGAGCATCTGGGCGAGGTTCATAACCGCCGCGGCACGAGGACCCGCTTCCACCCCGACGAGCAGATCTTCGGCAAGGGCGCGGCCTTCGAGCCGGCGCGGCTTTATCGCATGGCGCGCTCGAAGGCCTATCTGTTCGGCGGCGTCGAGATCCGCTGGACCTGCGATCCGTCGCTGATCAAGGAGAAGGACCAGACGCCGGCCAAGGCCGAGTTTCATTTCCCCGGCGGCCTGAAGGACTATCTCAAGGCGACGCTGGGCGACGAGTTCCAGGTCACGCGCGAGGTTTTTGCCGGCAAGAGCGACAAGCAGGGTGGCCACGGTTCGCTGGAATGGGCGGTGACCTGGTTCGGCGGCGACGGGTTCCTCAACTCCTACTGCAATACGATTCCAACTCCCGAAGGCGGCACGCATGAGGCCGGCTTCCGCAATGTGCTGGCGCGCGGACTGCGCGCCTATGCCGACCTGATCGGCAACAAGCGCGCCTCTATCATCACCACCGAGGACGTGATGATCTCGGCCGCCGGCATGCTGTCGGTGTTCATCCGCGAGCCGGAATTCGTCGGCCAGACCAAGGACAGGCTGGCGACCATCGAGGCGATGCGCATCGTCGAAAACGCCATCCGCGACCCATTCGACCATTGGCTTGCCGACAATCCGCAGGAAGCCTCGAAGCTTCTCGAATGGGTCATCGCGCGCGCCGACGAGCGTGTGCGCCGCCGCCAGGAAAAGGAAGTCTCGCGCAAGAGCGCGGTGCGCAAGCTGCGCCTTCCGGGCAAGCTCGCCGATTGCACGCAAAATGCGGCCGCCGGCGCCGAGATCTTCATCGTCGAGGGCGACTCGGCCGGCGGCTCGGCCAAGCAGGCGCGCGACCGCGCCAGCCAGGCGGTGCTGCCGCTGCGCGGCAAGATCCTCAACGTCGCCAGCGCCGGCAACGACAAGCTTGCCGCCAACCAGCAGATCTCCGACCTCATCCAGGCGCTCGGCTGCGGCACGCGCTCGAAGTACCGCGACGAGGACCTGCGCTACGACCGCGTGATCATCATGACCGACGCCGACGTCGACGGCGCGCATATTGCTTCCCTGTTGATCACCTTCTTCTATCAGGAGATGCCGAACCTGATCCGCGGCGGCCATCTCTACATGGCCGTGCCGCCGCTCTATTCGATCCGGCAGGGCGGCAAGGTCGGCTACGCCCGCGACGACGCGCATAAGGACGAACTGCTGCGCACCGAATTCACCGGACGCGGCAAGGTCGAGATCGGCCGCTTCAAGGGCCTGGGCGAGATGATGGCCTCGCAGCTCAAGGAGACCACGATGGATCCGAAGAAGCGCACCCTTCTGCGGGTCGACGTGATCGACGCCGAGCAGGCCACCAAGGATGCCGTTGACGCGCTGATGGGCACCAAGCCCGAAGCGCGTTTCCGCTTCATCCAGGAGCGCGCCGAATTCGCCGAGACGGACGTGCTGGATATCTGA
- the cpaB gene encoding Flp pilus assembly protein CpaB: MIGIAAVFGAISIFAADFWVKSQAKAQSEIKVVTVEAPQQPKVEFKTIVVAQAPLRYGMELGRPQLAEIPWPQDSLPQGAFPTIDKLLADGSRVVLSPIEVNEPVLLTKLSGPNGRATLSNILSPGMRAVTIRTDEIAGVGGFVTPGDRVDVVLTRDAGDIQEVSKNAQGAAGSTVTSEIVVSDAKVLSVGQGADERKTEPQVANSVTIEVTNEGAQKVALARTVGTLSLSLRSAADASASKGGLTTISSFGGSVAANAEASAASLVNAVTKDQDEPKFRTVIVTRGEKVEEYKVPSREPPQELQQ; the protein is encoded by the coding sequence ATGATCGGTATCGCAGCCGTCTTCGGCGCGATCTCGATCTTTGCGGCGGATTTTTGGGTCAAGAGCCAGGCAAAGGCTCAGTCCGAGATCAAGGTGGTCACGGTCGAAGCTCCGCAGCAGCCCAAGGTCGAATTCAAGACCATCGTGGTGGCTCAAGCGCCGCTGCGCTATGGAATGGAGCTCGGACGGCCACAACTCGCCGAGATCCCGTGGCCGCAGGATTCGCTGCCGCAAGGCGCTTTCCCGACGATCGACAAGTTGCTTGCCGACGGCAGCCGCGTGGTGCTGTCGCCGATCGAGGTCAACGAACCGGTGCTGCTCACCAAACTGTCGGGACCGAACGGTCGCGCCACGCTTTCCAACATACTGTCGCCGGGCATGCGGGCCGTCACCATCCGCACCGACGAAATTGCCGGTGTCGGCGGCTTCGTCACGCCGGGAGACCGGGTCGACGTCGTCCTGACGCGCGATGCGGGAGACATCCAGGAAGTATCCAAGAACGCGCAAGGGGCGGCCGGCTCGACGGTCACCTCCGAGATTGTGGTCTCCGACGCCAAAGTGCTTTCGGTCGGGCAGGGCGCCGACGAACGCAAGACCGAGCCGCAGGTCGCCAATTCAGTGACCATCGAGGTGACCAACGAAGGGGCGCAGAAAGTGGCGCTCGCCCGCACCGTCGGCACTTTGTCGCTGTCGTTGCGGTCCGCGGCTGACGCCAGTGCCAGCAAAGGCGGGCTTACGACGATCTCTTCCTTCGGCGGCTCGGTTGCCGCAAACGCCGAGGCAAGTGCGGCCTCGCTCGTCAATGCGGTGACGAAGGACCAGGACGAGCCGAAATTCAGGACGGTGATCGTGACGCGCGGCGAGAAAGTCGAAGAATACAAGGTTCCTTCACGGGAACCGCCGCAGGAACTGCAGCAATAG
- a CDS encoding type II and III secretion system protein family protein — translation MFGFDAFRTTGGWRLLGAIALAVSLAVVGFAAPARADNDVVYVSANQNASIKVAKGKPKTIMTSAAFYQIVIGDPEIANVNPLTDKSFYVLGNNLGTTGIALFDQTKQLVGTIDIEVTLDTDQLASTIRASVPDAKIKVGSANGRVVLSGEAEDAVAADKASKIASRFSGNEEVINSVNISSSQQVQLNVRFVEINRQAGQDLGAKYAANFAYGIGNRKVVLNPDGGDVPAAGTGEIIGSLLSNGLSIDIAIKALEERGLARRLAEPNLIARSGQTASFLAGGEFPIPVSEDNGKISVTYKKYGVGLDFTPTVLKDGLLSLDIAPEVSSIDPSASIQVSSGISIPAFIVRRARTSVDLKNGQSFMIAGLLQSQNDITTSRVPGIGKLPVLGPLFSSKSYQRRETDLVIIVTPYLVKPVDPSKKMVEPTDGTRPASAADYFLNNTEEADASAPKRPLALADGSTARSVSGTSGHFLDLPKD, via the coding sequence ATGTTCGGGTTTGATGCATTTCGGACGACCGGGGGATGGCGTCTTCTCGGCGCGATCGCGCTGGCGGTGTCGCTGGCTGTGGTAGGCTTCGCCGCGCCGGCAAGGGCGGACAATGACGTCGTCTATGTCTCGGCGAACCAGAACGCCTCGATCAAGGTCGCCAAGGGCAAGCCGAAGACGATCATGACGAGCGCGGCCTTCTACCAGATCGTCATCGGCGATCCGGAGATCGCCAACGTCAACCCGCTGACCGACAAGTCCTTCTATGTGCTGGGCAACAATCTCGGCACCACCGGTATCGCCCTGTTCGACCAGACCAAGCAGCTTGTCGGCACCATCGACATCGAGGTGACGCTGGACACCGACCAACTGGCCAGCACCATCCGCGCCAGCGTGCCCGACGCCAAGATCAAGGTCGGTTCGGCAAACGGCCGCGTCGTGTTGTCGGGCGAGGCCGAGGATGCGGTCGCCGCCGACAAGGCCAGCAAGATCGCCTCGCGCTTTTCCGGTAATGAGGAAGTCATCAATTCGGTCAACATCTCGTCCTCGCAGCAGGTACAGCTCAATGTCCGCTTCGTCGAGATCAACCGCCAGGCCGGCCAGGATCTCGGCGCCAAATACGCGGCCAATTTCGCTTATGGCATCGGCAACCGCAAAGTCGTGCTTAACCCGGACGGGGGAGATGTGCCGGCTGCCGGAACGGGCGAGATCATCGGCAGCCTGCTGTCGAACGGCTTGTCGATCGACATCGCCATCAAGGCGCTGGAGGAACGCGGCCTGGCGCGGCGGCTCGCGGAGCCGAATCTGATTGCCCGCTCTGGCCAGACGGCGAGCTTCCTTGCCGGCGGCGAGTTCCCGATCCCGGTTTCCGAAGACAACGGCAAGATCAGCGTCACCTACAAGAAGTACGGCGTCGGCCTCGATTTCACGCCGACGGTGCTGAAGGACGGGCTCCTGAGCCTCGACATCGCGCCGGAAGTGTCGTCGATCGACCCGTCCGCTTCCATCCAGGTCAGCAGCGGCATTTCCATTCCAGCCTTCATCGTGCGCCGCGCCAGGACGTCGGTCGACCTCAAGAACGGCCAGAGCTTCATGATCGCCGGCCTTCTGCAGTCGCAGAACGACATCACGACATCGCGGGTGCCGGGGATCGGCAAGCTGCCGGTGCTCGGTCCGCTGTTCTCCTCGAAATCTTATCAGCGGCGCGAGACCGATCTGGTCATCATCGTCACGCCGTACCTGGTCAAGCCGGTCGATCCCTCGAAGAAGATGGTCGAGCCGACCGACGGCACCCGGCCGGCAAGTGCCGCCGACTATTTCCTCAACAACACCGAGGAGGCCGACGCCTCGGCGCCGAAGCGTCCGCTGGCGCTGGCCGATGGCAGCACCGCCCGCTCCGTATCCGGCACGTCCGGCCACTTCCTCGACCTGCCGAAGGACTAA
- a CDS encoding MaoC family dehydratase — translation MAGLYLEEFVVGHVFHHTLRKTVTESDNMLFSVMTLNPQPLHIDFDFAAKTEWGKPLVNSLFTLGLMIGISVNDITVGTTVANLGMKETVFPHPVFHGDTIRVETTVVSVRDSKSKPDRGIVEFEHRAYNQNDVLVAKCTRQAMMLKKAV, via the coding sequence ATGGCCGGGCTTTATCTGGAAGAGTTTGTCGTCGGCCACGTCTTCCACCACACGCTGCGGAAAACTGTGACCGAGAGCGACAACATGTTGTTTTCGGTGATGACGCTCAACCCGCAGCCTTTGCACATTGATTTCGACTTCGCCGCGAAGACCGAGTGGGGCAAGCCGTTGGTCAACTCCCTGTTCACGCTGGGCCTGATGATCGGCATTTCGGTGAACGACATCACGGTCGGCACAACGGTCGCCAATCTCGGCATGAAGGAAACGGTGTTCCCGCACCCCGTCTTCCACGGCGACACCATCCGGGTCGAGACGACAGTCGTCTCCGTGCGCGATTCCAAGTCGAAACCCGATCGCGGCATCGTCGAGTTCGAGCATCGCGCCTACAACCAGAATGACGTTCTTGTCGCCAAATGCACAAGGCAGGCGATGATGCTGAAGAAGGCGGTCTGA